The following are encoded in a window of Cucurbita pepo subsp. pepo cultivar mu-cu-16 chromosome LG12, ASM280686v2, whole genome shotgun sequence genomic DNA:
- the LOC111806933 gene encoding sucrose nonfermenting 4-like protein isoform X3, whose translation MFASSMDTVRDTARNAGTLLIPMRFVWPYGGRSVFLSGSFTRWSELLPMTPMEGCPTVFQAIYSLTPGYHQYKFFVDGEWRHDEQQTCISGEYGVVNTVLLATEPSYAAPLANPEMAPGSSMDVDNDAFRRLVRINDGRLSEAVHSISEADLQCSRHRISAFLSTHTVYELLPESGKVVALDIDLPVKQAFHILHEQGIPTAPLWDFSKGQFVGVLSASDFILILKELGKRGSNLTEEELETHTISAWKEGKAYLNGRVDGQGRFLSRQFIHAEPFDNLKDVALKILQNQVATVPIIHSSAEDGSFPQLLHLSSLSGILKCICRYFRHCSSLLPVLQLPIFAIPVGTWVPKIGESNRRPLAMLRPSASLSSALNLLIQDLVFFLAIQHSHDPSSAAK comes from the exons ATGTTTGCTTCCAGTATGGATACTGTGCGGGACACAGCTAGAAATGCAGGAACGTTGTTAATCCCAATGCGGTTTGTCTGGCCGTATGGGGGAAGAAGTGTATTTCTCAGCGGTTCTTTTACCAG GTGGTCGGAGCTTCTTCCTATGACGCCTATGGAGGGCTGTCCTACTGTTTTTCAGGCTATTTACAGCTTAACCCCTGGATATCACCAG tataaattttttgttgatGGAGAATGGCGGCACGATGAGCAGCAGACTTGTATTTCTGGTGAATATGGGGTTGTAAACACTGTTCTCTTGGCTACAGAGCCTAGTTATGCTGCTCCACTTGCCAATCCAGAGATGGCCCCTGGATCTAGCATGGATGTGGATAATGATGCCTTCCGTCGCTTG GTCCGAATAAATGATGGACGATTGTCAGAGGCTGTGCATAGTATATCAGAGGCTGATCTGCAGTGCTCCCGTCACCGCATATCTGCATTCTTGTCCACACATACTGTTTACGAGTTGCTCCCGGAGTCGGGCAAG GTTGTTGCTTTGGACATTGACTTACCTGTGAAGCAAGCTTTTCATATATTGCATGAGCAG GGTATCCCAACAGctcctctttgggatttcaGCAAGGGGCAATTTGTTGGAGTTCTCAGTGCttcagattttattttgatattaaaagaA CTTGGGAAGCGTGGCTCAAACCTGACAGAGGAGGAGCTTGAAACACATACTATATCTGCTTGGAAAGAGGGCAAAGCATATTTGAATGGTCGAGTGGATGGGCAAGGAAGATTCTTGTCAAGACAGTTCATTCAC GCTGAACCGTTTGATAATTTGAAAGATGTTGCTTTAAAGATCTTGCAAAATCAGGTGGCTACAGTTCCCATAATTCATTCATCTGCAGAAGATGGATCGTTTCCTCAATTGTTGCATCTTTCTTCACTTTCTGGAATACTAAAAT GTATCTGCAGGTACTTTAGGCATTGTTCCAGCCTGTTGCCTGTGCTCCAACTGCCAATTTTTGCAATTCCAGTTGGAACATGGGTCCCAAAAATTGGAGAATCGAATAGAAGACCATTAGCTATGTTGAGACCTAGTGCTTCCCTTAGCTCAGCGTTAAACTTACTGATTCAAG ATCTGGTCTTCTTTTTGGCCATCCAACACTCCCATGACCCATCTAGTGCTGCAAAATGA
- the LOC111806816 gene encoding uncharacterized protein LOC111806816 isoform X1 → MIIGTRVLGSHLMVGSVEPMIIGDCIDMEEGEASCYHKENGGDIDPDIALSYIDEKIERFLGHFQKDFEGGVSAEKLGAKYGGYGSFLPTYERAPSILPHNINQQSDCNAAAPTPANVPLENPKAPPPKRSEAIVCNAISSHNKRATSGRVDSCLPATRVTNSYPSKEEATGRLGSPMSNRSLKFRLKVGSDSTALKNAAIYSGLGLDDSPLSSSENSSDVSEGMLPISQSSPDESPTKIIQAMTSFPVPHGALISPLHDSLLGLSRKEKPIRETKPVLSLEDKKDGLAKLASGTILKQNDSTLVKKKKKETGHKERQVNPKNEVYASRCEEKTTLTLVNGKSENEAFVSKDLLSNELQCKPGSEVTKSNAYLDPQKKKLSRKPTLHETDKDKASIKKEKPGIVGEKNLKVIQTAGGKIAGSFEEGFKNRSEAFKGRKDTDSDTPESENRKHRLKLHSNEKVGTNNGDSFNRTGLDENRKSKDVIERASGDIRRLDGLYDSGIKSSKSLKVVEPAAGVAPVDEWVCCDICQKWRLLPFGTKPDQLPDKWLCSMLNWLPGMNRCDISEQETTEKLYALYQLPLPESGNALQGHGNGLIAGDTSNEGKRKEIQNPVSRNGPTLPKSSLKDPLLESRKKRSLYGSSNVPNQLKNSTDRSSSDLHNSVEGKNRGKLKEKSTEKANCDVLKRKNKRPEGVRSVDSHQDFNMELGKLGCSSNSGLTNMEGGEGMLKKHNKSNTENKMQISLKKRGETAEITKKRKVKDWQDDQNSHNSALLHEPVRSKEESCERSKKKKRFDRVEEISHDKDNEPKMQNKKNFAKQTSVGKELLKRNLVARQVSAAGNSSSSNVSQSHLTKAKFGVKVSPAESVSSLPMRTSGLDQFQGEKEEITSNIHTDSRKVTPAFDIGVKDTALDTNSKKIKASSVVRRHVVTADVNAVKDPRLSKPSNKKRKKENIHIAGEGLEAPQKLKGHDAEDQRSGALLQSNKAVKLQTKLSRDSEAGNKGGPRTVETRDGKSKCSSSGGECKEPSRLGGDPLRVSIRAGDSHQLITDASKSGDAVELKTIKNELNHGYQKPDLPGSRDVNASNLDRTKFSNQTACNTLKEAKKLRDNADHFKSSGFTFESNELYFQSALKYLHGAFLLETLDNTSGKPGDVSPIQFYGITAELCEICALEFECRQEMAAAALAFKCIEVAYLRIVYHRHSSVDGDRLEMHSLFRTIVQGESPSSSISDVDNLSNQGAMDKATFDKGSSRGAGNHIWNAANCASFARVLDFARDMNSAMEASRKSRNAFVAATTTCGSEGKHVDYVVESVKKVIDFSFQEVEELVQLVRVATQIITRSGFRSGRE, encoded by the exons ATGATTATTGGAACTAGGGTTTTGGGTTCACATTTAATGGTGGGCTCTGTGGAGCCGATGATTATTGGGGATTGCATTGACATGGAAGAAGGCGAAGCTTCTTGCTATCACAAGGAAAATGGCGGTGATATTGACCCTGATATTGCTCTCTCTTACATT gATGAGAAGATCGAGCGTTTTCTTGGTCATTTCCAAAAGGACTTCGAAGGTGGAGTTTCAGCCGAAAAGTTAG GTGCAAAGTATGGTGGTTATGGCTCATTTTTGCCTACGTACGAACGTGCTCCATCCATTTTGCCACACAATATAAATCAACAAAGCGACTGCAATGCAGCAGCACCAACTCCAGCTAATGTGCCCTTGGAG AATCCAAAAGCTCCGCCGCCGAAGAGGTCGGAAGCTATTGTTTGCAATGCTATTTCCTCTCACAATAAAAGGGCAACTTCTGGGAGGGTAGATTCGTGCTTACCTGCTACTAGAGTTACTAATAGCTACCCCTCGAAAGAGGAAGCCACGGGCAGATTAGGCAGTCCAATGAGCAACAGATCGCTTAAATTTCGACTCAAAGTTGGTTCCGACAGCACTGCATTGAAAAATGCAGCGATATACAGTGGCCTTGGACTCGATGACTCTCCATTGTCATCATCGGAAAACAGCTCCGACGTTAGTGAAGGGATGCTGCCCATTTCTCAAAGTTCACCAGACGAGTCTCCGACTAAGATAATTCAG GCAATGACTTCTTTCCCAGTGCCTCATGGAGCATTGATATCACCTCTTCATGATAGCCTACTCGGGCTGTcgagaaaggaaaaaccaatACGAGAAACCAAACCCGTGCTTTCCCTTGAGGATAAAAAAGATGGTTTGGCCAAGCTTGCCAGTGGGACAATTTTAAAGCAAAACGACAGTACATTggttaagaagaagaaaaaggagacgGGGCATAAAGAACGGCAGGTCAATCCTAAGAATGAAGTTTATGCTTCTCGTTGCGAGGAGAAGACGACTCTAACTCTCGTAAATGGAAAATCAGAAAACGAGGCTTTTGTAAGCAAGGATTTACTCTCTAATGAGTTGCAATGCAAACCCGGTTCCGAGGTTACTAAGTCCAATGCGTACTTAGACccacaaaagaagaagcttTCTCGTAAACCTACGCTACATGAAACGGACAAAGACAAAGCATcgattaagaaagaaaagcccGGAATTGTTGGCGAGAAGAATTTGAAAGTTATACAGACTGCTGGTGGGAAAATAGCTGGTTCATTTGAGGAAGGCTTCAAGAATAGAAGTGAAGCATTCAAAGGTAGAAAGGACACTGATTCTGACACTCCAGAATCTGAAAATAGAAAGCACAGGTTAAAACTACACAGCAATGAGAAAGTAGGAACAAACAATGGGGATTCTTTTAACCGCACGGGGTTAGATGAAAACCGTAAAAGTAAGGATGTAATTGAAAGGGCCTCCGGTGACATACGGAGGCTCGACGGCCTATATGACAGTGGAATCAAATCGTCTAAATCCTTGAAGGTGGTCGAACCAGCAGCAGGGGTGGCTCCTGTGGATGAATGGGTGTGCTGTGACATTTGTCAGAAATGGCGCCTTCTGCCCTTCGGGACAAAACCCGATCAACTTCCTGATAAATGGTTATGTAGCATGCTCAATTGGCT GCCCGGGATGAACCGGTGTGACATTAGTGAGCAGGAGACGACGGAAAAGCTTTATGCTTTGTACCAGCTACCATTGCCTGAGAGTGGAAATGCTTTGCAGGGCCATGGCAATGGACTAATAGCAGGTGATACTTCAAATgagggaaaaaggaaagaaatacaaaatccAGTTAGCAGAAATGGCCCTACTCTTCCAAAGAGTTCTTTGAAAGATCCGCTGCTGGAGTCGAGGAAAAAACGAAGTCTTTATGGCTCAAGTAACGTTCCAAATCAGTTGAAAAATTCAACGGATCGATCTTCTAGTGACCTGCACAACTCGGTAGAGGGAAAGAACCGAggtaaactaaaagaaaaatcgaCCGAAAAAG CTAATTGCGACGTattgaaaaggaagaacaagagaCCGGAAGGCGTGCGCTCTGTCGACAGTCATCAAGACTTCAATATGGAGCTCGGAAAATTGGGTTGTAGTTCGAATTCTGGCTTGACAAATATGGAAGGTGGGGAAGGTATGTTAAAGAAGCACAACAAATCGAACACTGAGAATAAAATGCAAATTTCATTGAAGAAACGTGGAGAAACAGCTGagatcacaaagaaaaggaaagtgaAGGATTGGCAGGATGATCAAAATTCTCATAACAGTGCACTACTCCATGAACCCGTGCGTTCGAAGGAAGAAAGTTGTGAAAGgtcgaagaagaaaaagaggttTGATCGTGTCGAAGAAATCAGCCATGATAAGGATAACGAGCCGAAAATGCAAAATAAGAAGAATTTTGCTAAACAAACGTCAGTCGGTAAGGAGTTACTGAAGAGAAATTTAGTTGCTCGACAAGTATCAGCGGCAGGTAACTCTAGCTCTTCAAATGTTTCTCAATCTCATTTAACTAAAGCCAAATTTGGCGTGAAAGTATCTCCTGCTGAATCAGTTTCGTCGTTGCCGATGAGGACATCTGGCCTCGATCAATTTCAAGGAGAAAAAGAGGAGATTACCTCTAATATTCATACCGACTCTCGTAAAGTTACACCGGCGTTTGACATTGGGGTTAAGGATACTGCTCTCGACACAAACAGCAAGAAAATCAAAGCTTCTTCTGTCGTTCGACGCCATGTCGTTACTGCTGATGTTAATGCTGTTAAGGATCCTAGGTTGAGCAAGCCCAGCAACAAGAAACGCAAGAAAGAGAACATACATATTGCTGGTGAAGGACTGGAAGCCCCTCAAAAACTCAAGGGTCACGACGCCGAAGACCAGAGATCGGGTGCTTTACTTCAATCAAATAAAGCAGTTAAACTTCAGACAAAGCTAAGTCGGGATTCCGAAGCGGGAAATAAAGGTGGTCCGAGAACAGTAGAAACAAGGGATGGAAAATCAAAATGCTCCTCTTCTGGAGGTGAATGCAAAGAACCGTCACGTCTCGGTGGTGATCCTTTACGAGTTTCTATTAGAGCAGGCGATTCTCATCAGCTTATTACCGATGCTTCTAAAAGTGGTGATGCAGTCGAGTTGAAGACAATAAAGAATGAACTTAACCACGGATATCAAAAACCCGATCTGCCAGGATCTAGAGATGTTAATGCTTCAAATCTCGACAGAACGAAATTCTCGAATCAGACTGCTTGTAATACATTGAAAGAAGCCAAAAAACTCAGAGACAATGCAGATCACTTCAAG AGTTCTGGATTCACTTTTGAAAGTAATGAGCTTTACTTTCAATCTGCTCTGAAGTATCTTCATGGAGCATTCCTTCTAGAGACACTTGATAATACGAGTGGCAAGCCTGGTGATGTTTCTCCCATTCAATTCTATGGCATTACAGCTGAATTGTGCGA GATCTGTGCTCTTGAATTTGAATGTCGCCAAGAAATGGCTGCAGCTGCTTTGGCTTTTAAATGTATCGAAGTAGCTTATTTGAGGATCGTTTACCATAGACATTCAAGTGTCGATGGAGATCGCCTCGAGATGCACTCGTTGTTCCGTACAATTGTTCAAG GCGAATCTCCGTCTTCTTCGATATCCGATGTCGATAACTTAAGTAATCAAGGAGCTATGGATAAGGCGACTTTTGACAAGGGCAGTTCCCGAGGTGCGGGTAATCACATCTGGAATGCTGCAAACTGCGCGAGTTTTGCTCGGGTCCTCGACTTT GCGCGGGATATGAATTCAGCTATGGAGGCGTCGAGAAAATCTCGAAACGCGTTTGTGGCAGCTACTACGACATGTGGGAGCGAAGGAAAACATGTGGACTATGTTGTTGAATCAGTTAAAAAGGTGATTGATTTCAGCTTCCAAGAAGTGGAGGAGCTCGTGCAGTTGGTTCGAGTCGCTACACAGATAATAACCCGCTCGGGTTTTCGCAGTGGTAGAGAGTAG
- the LOC111806816 gene encoding uncharacterized protein LOC111806816 isoform X2: MIIGTRVLGSHLMVGSVEPMIIGDCIDMEEGEASCYHKENGGDIDPDIALSYIDEKIERFLGHFQKDFEGGVSAEKLGAKYGGYGSFLPTYERAPSILPHNINQQSDCNAAAPTPANVPLENPKAPPPKRSEAIVCNAISSHNKRATSGRVDSCLPATRVTNSYPSKEEATGRLGSPMSNRSLKFRLKVGSDSTALKNAAIYSGLGLDDSPLSSSENSSDVSEGMLPISQSSPDESPTKIIQAMTSFPVPHGALISPLHDSLLGLSRKEKPIRETKPVLSLEDKKDGLAKLASGTILKQNDSTLVKKKKKETGHKERQVNPKNEVYASRCEEKTTLTLVNGKSENEAFVSKDLLSNELQCKPGSEVTKSNAYLDPQKKKLSRKPTLHETDKDKASIKKEKPGIVGEKNLKVIQTAGGKIAGSFEEGFKNRSEAFKGRKDTDSDTPESENRKHRLKLHSNEKVGTNNGDSFNRTGLDENRKSKDVIERASGDIRRLDGLYDSGIKSSKSLKVVEPAAGVAPVDEWVCCDICQKWRLLPFGTKPDQLPDKWLCSMLNWLPGMNRCDISEQETTEKLYALYQLPLPESGNALQGHGNGLIAGDTSNEGKRKEIQNPVSRNGPTLPKSSLKDPLLESRKKRSLYGSSNVPNQLKNSTDRSSSDLHNSVEGKNRGKLKEKSTEKANCDVLKRKNKRPEGVRSVDSHQDFNMELGKLGCSSNSGLTNMEGGEGMLKKHNKSNTENKMQISLKKRGETAEITKKRKVKDWQDDQNSHNSALLHEPVRSKEESCERSKKKKRFDRVEEISHDKDNEPKMQNKKNFAKQTSVGKELLKRNLVARQVSAAVSSLPMRTSGLDQFQGEKEEITSNIHTDSRKVTPAFDIGVKDTALDTNSKKIKASSVVRRHVVTADVNAVKDPRLSKPSNKKRKKENIHIAGEGLEAPQKLKGHDAEDQRSGALLQSNKAVKLQTKLSRDSEAGNKGGPRTVETRDGKSKCSSSGGECKEPSRLGGDPLRVSIRAGDSHQLITDASKSGDAVELKTIKNELNHGYQKPDLPGSRDVNASNLDRTKFSNQTACNTLKEAKKLRDNADHFKSSGFTFESNELYFQSALKYLHGAFLLETLDNTSGKPGDVSPIQFYGITAELCEICALEFECRQEMAAAALAFKCIEVAYLRIVYHRHSSVDGDRLEMHSLFRTIVQGESPSSSISDVDNLSNQGAMDKATFDKGSSRGAGNHIWNAANCASFARVLDFARDMNSAMEASRKSRNAFVAATTTCGSEGKHVDYVVESVKKVIDFSFQEVEELVQLVRVATQIITRSGFRSGRE; this comes from the exons ATGATTATTGGAACTAGGGTTTTGGGTTCACATTTAATGGTGGGCTCTGTGGAGCCGATGATTATTGGGGATTGCATTGACATGGAAGAAGGCGAAGCTTCTTGCTATCACAAGGAAAATGGCGGTGATATTGACCCTGATATTGCTCTCTCTTACATT gATGAGAAGATCGAGCGTTTTCTTGGTCATTTCCAAAAGGACTTCGAAGGTGGAGTTTCAGCCGAAAAGTTAG GTGCAAAGTATGGTGGTTATGGCTCATTTTTGCCTACGTACGAACGTGCTCCATCCATTTTGCCACACAATATAAATCAACAAAGCGACTGCAATGCAGCAGCACCAACTCCAGCTAATGTGCCCTTGGAG AATCCAAAAGCTCCGCCGCCGAAGAGGTCGGAAGCTATTGTTTGCAATGCTATTTCCTCTCACAATAAAAGGGCAACTTCTGGGAGGGTAGATTCGTGCTTACCTGCTACTAGAGTTACTAATAGCTACCCCTCGAAAGAGGAAGCCACGGGCAGATTAGGCAGTCCAATGAGCAACAGATCGCTTAAATTTCGACTCAAAGTTGGTTCCGACAGCACTGCATTGAAAAATGCAGCGATATACAGTGGCCTTGGACTCGATGACTCTCCATTGTCATCATCGGAAAACAGCTCCGACGTTAGTGAAGGGATGCTGCCCATTTCTCAAAGTTCACCAGACGAGTCTCCGACTAAGATAATTCAG GCAATGACTTCTTTCCCAGTGCCTCATGGAGCATTGATATCACCTCTTCATGATAGCCTACTCGGGCTGTcgagaaaggaaaaaccaatACGAGAAACCAAACCCGTGCTTTCCCTTGAGGATAAAAAAGATGGTTTGGCCAAGCTTGCCAGTGGGACAATTTTAAAGCAAAACGACAGTACATTggttaagaagaagaaaaaggagacgGGGCATAAAGAACGGCAGGTCAATCCTAAGAATGAAGTTTATGCTTCTCGTTGCGAGGAGAAGACGACTCTAACTCTCGTAAATGGAAAATCAGAAAACGAGGCTTTTGTAAGCAAGGATTTACTCTCTAATGAGTTGCAATGCAAACCCGGTTCCGAGGTTACTAAGTCCAATGCGTACTTAGACccacaaaagaagaagcttTCTCGTAAACCTACGCTACATGAAACGGACAAAGACAAAGCATcgattaagaaagaaaagcccGGAATTGTTGGCGAGAAGAATTTGAAAGTTATACAGACTGCTGGTGGGAAAATAGCTGGTTCATTTGAGGAAGGCTTCAAGAATAGAAGTGAAGCATTCAAAGGTAGAAAGGACACTGATTCTGACACTCCAGAATCTGAAAATAGAAAGCACAGGTTAAAACTACACAGCAATGAGAAAGTAGGAACAAACAATGGGGATTCTTTTAACCGCACGGGGTTAGATGAAAACCGTAAAAGTAAGGATGTAATTGAAAGGGCCTCCGGTGACATACGGAGGCTCGACGGCCTATATGACAGTGGAATCAAATCGTCTAAATCCTTGAAGGTGGTCGAACCAGCAGCAGGGGTGGCTCCTGTGGATGAATGGGTGTGCTGTGACATTTGTCAGAAATGGCGCCTTCTGCCCTTCGGGACAAAACCCGATCAACTTCCTGATAAATGGTTATGTAGCATGCTCAATTGGCT GCCCGGGATGAACCGGTGTGACATTAGTGAGCAGGAGACGACGGAAAAGCTTTATGCTTTGTACCAGCTACCATTGCCTGAGAGTGGAAATGCTTTGCAGGGCCATGGCAATGGACTAATAGCAGGTGATACTTCAAATgagggaaaaaggaaagaaatacaaaatccAGTTAGCAGAAATGGCCCTACTCTTCCAAAGAGTTCTTTGAAAGATCCGCTGCTGGAGTCGAGGAAAAAACGAAGTCTTTATGGCTCAAGTAACGTTCCAAATCAGTTGAAAAATTCAACGGATCGATCTTCTAGTGACCTGCACAACTCGGTAGAGGGAAAGAACCGAggtaaactaaaagaaaaatcgaCCGAAAAAG CTAATTGCGACGTattgaaaaggaagaacaagagaCCGGAAGGCGTGCGCTCTGTCGACAGTCATCAAGACTTCAATATGGAGCTCGGAAAATTGGGTTGTAGTTCGAATTCTGGCTTGACAAATATGGAAGGTGGGGAAGGTATGTTAAAGAAGCACAACAAATCGAACACTGAGAATAAAATGCAAATTTCATTGAAGAAACGTGGAGAAACAGCTGagatcacaaagaaaaggaaagtgaAGGATTGGCAGGATGATCAAAATTCTCATAACAGTGCACTACTCCATGAACCCGTGCGTTCGAAGGAAGAAAGTTGTGAAAGgtcgaagaagaaaaagaggttTGATCGTGTCGAAGAAATCAGCCATGATAAGGATAACGAGCCGAAAATGCAAAATAAGAAGAATTTTGCTAAACAAACGTCAGTCGGTAAGGAGTTACTGAAGAGAAATTTAGTTGCTCGACAAGTATCAGCGGCAG TTTCGTCGTTGCCGATGAGGACATCTGGCCTCGATCAATTTCAAGGAGAAAAAGAGGAGATTACCTCTAATATTCATACCGACTCTCGTAAAGTTACACCGGCGTTTGACATTGGGGTTAAGGATACTGCTCTCGACACAAACAGCAAGAAAATCAAAGCTTCTTCTGTCGTTCGACGCCATGTCGTTACTGCTGATGTTAATGCTGTTAAGGATCCTAGGTTGAGCAAGCCCAGCAACAAGAAACGCAAGAAAGAGAACATACATATTGCTGGTGAAGGACTGGAAGCCCCTCAAAAACTCAAGGGTCACGACGCCGAAGACCAGAGATCGGGTGCTTTACTTCAATCAAATAAAGCAGTTAAACTTCAGACAAAGCTAAGTCGGGATTCCGAAGCGGGAAATAAAGGTGGTCCGAGAACAGTAGAAACAAGGGATGGAAAATCAAAATGCTCCTCTTCTGGAGGTGAATGCAAAGAACCGTCACGTCTCGGTGGTGATCCTTTACGAGTTTCTATTAGAGCAGGCGATTCTCATCAGCTTATTACCGATGCTTCTAAAAGTGGTGATGCAGTCGAGTTGAAGACAATAAAGAATGAACTTAACCACGGATATCAAAAACCCGATCTGCCAGGATCTAGAGATGTTAATGCTTCAAATCTCGACAGAACGAAATTCTCGAATCAGACTGCTTGTAATACATTGAAAGAAGCCAAAAAACTCAGAGACAATGCAGATCACTTCAAG AGTTCTGGATTCACTTTTGAAAGTAATGAGCTTTACTTTCAATCTGCTCTGAAGTATCTTCATGGAGCATTCCTTCTAGAGACACTTGATAATACGAGTGGCAAGCCTGGTGATGTTTCTCCCATTCAATTCTATGGCATTACAGCTGAATTGTGCGA GATCTGTGCTCTTGAATTTGAATGTCGCCAAGAAATGGCTGCAGCTGCTTTGGCTTTTAAATGTATCGAAGTAGCTTATTTGAGGATCGTTTACCATAGACATTCAAGTGTCGATGGAGATCGCCTCGAGATGCACTCGTTGTTCCGTACAATTGTTCAAG GCGAATCTCCGTCTTCTTCGATATCCGATGTCGATAACTTAAGTAATCAAGGAGCTATGGATAAGGCGACTTTTGACAAGGGCAGTTCCCGAGGTGCGGGTAATCACATCTGGAATGCTGCAAACTGCGCGAGTTTTGCTCGGGTCCTCGACTTT GCGCGGGATATGAATTCAGCTATGGAGGCGTCGAGAAAATCTCGAAACGCGTTTGTGGCAGCTACTACGACATGTGGGAGCGAAGGAAAACATGTGGACTATGTTGTTGAATCAGTTAAAAAGGTGATTGATTTCAGCTTCCAAGAAGTGGAGGAGCTCGTGCAGTTGGTTCGAGTCGCTACACAGATAATAACCCGCTCGGGTTTTCGCAGTGGTAGAGAGTAG